CAAAACATAATTTTTACAGAAATGAAATAGATGTTACAAATGGAGTAAAGTATTCCTTACACAACTTAATTGGAACTTCTCAAGAAATACAACAGTTAAAAGAACGTGTGAAAAGGTTGGCTAGAGGTGATATCTCTGTACTAATTAGAGGAGAAAGCGGTACAGGCAAGGAAATAATAGCACATAGCATTCATCAGTTAAGTGGAAGAAGCGACAAACCGCTTGTGAAAATAAATTGTAGTTCAATTCCGGAACACTTGTTAGAATCTGAACTTTTCGGTTATGAAGAAGGTGCCTTTACAGGGGCAAAAAAGGGAGGTAAAATAGGAAAGTTTCAATTTGCTGATGGTGGAACGGTTTTCCTTGACGAAATTGGTGATATGCCTCAGCAAATGCAAGTCAAGTTATTAAGGGTACTTCAGGAGAAAGAGTTTGAGCCTGTAGGTTCGCTTTACCCAAAAAAACTAAATGTTCGAGTGATTGCTGCAACAAATCGCCCTTTAGAAAAATTGGTTGAAGAAAAGCTATTTCGTGAAGACTTATTTTATAGAATTAATGCTGTCCAATTATTTGTTCCTCCTTTAAGAGATAGAATTGAAGATATCCCTTTACTTGTAGATTATTTTTTTAAAAAAATCACAGCTCGAATAGGAAAACGAGTAACCTCCATACACCCTGAGGTGATTTCATTAATAGAGCAATATAACTGGCCAGGGAATATCAGAGAACTAGAGAATGTCATTGATGCAGGAGTTCACCTATCAAATGAAGAGGTAATGGGAAAGGATGCTTTACCTGATTATCTAAAACTTCATAATGTGAATATGAAAGAATTAAGTTTAAAGGATTGTGTAGAGGAAACAGAAAAGAAGGAAATCGAAAGAGCGTTAAGGAGGTTTAAGTTTGATAAAAAAAGGGTTGCGGAAGCTCTTGGGATAGGGAATTCTACCCTTTACGATAAAATTAGAAAATATCAGATTTCTGACCAATAAAAATAAATCCGGGATTTCAGAATTCATTCCGAAATCCCGGATTTATTTTTTAATTTCCGGATTAATGTTGATATAGTTCACATTACAGGACAAACAAGGCTATAAATTATGAAAATTAATGAATGAAAAATCAACTGATCTTACTTCAGTTGATTTTTTTTAGTTATTTTCCGAATAATCGGAAAATAAGTTATTGGGTTTTCCTCGATTATTAAGGACAGTAAGTCAGTAAGGGTTTTTTCCGTTTTGGAATGAATCTTGCATTCAAAATTAGAAGAAAGGAGGAAAGAAAACGATAAAGACGAGTGGTCAATTTAATGGCATGTAAGAGGGCCTGTTTAGAAAGTTTGAGAATTGATTTGAACATTATTGAATTTAGTGGCCTTGCAGCCTAAATTTTGTCTGTATTTTTTTAATTGAAAAGGAGGAATTTCATTGGATGTCGGTTTTATCACAAGAAAAATGGCGAATGATTTAAATAATATAAATCCTAGAAAAATAGCAATAAAAGAAGAAGTAGGAAAGTCGATGACGTACATGGATCTCCACCTTATATCAAATGCGTATGCAAACAAGCTTTACGAAATTGGAGTGCGAAAAGGGGATCGTGTCGGTATTTTACTTTACAACTGTCTCGAATATTTTAGTCTATATTTTGCCATTGCGAAAATCGGTGCAATTGCAGTTCGACTTAATTTTAGGCTTTCAAGTGCAGAGCTTGAGTATGCATTAAATGATTCACAGACAAAAATATTGTGCTTCCATTCTAACTTAACCAATCAGCTGGAATCAGTTTGTAATAATGTTTCTGTTGAGCGTTATTTTTGTCTTCCTCATAGAAATGGCTCAACCCCAGGTTGGTCAGAGTCATGGAGTGTTTTAGAAAGTGGTTCGGTAGATGAGGTCAAAGTCGATAACATTAAATTAAACGATCCAGTCATGCTTATGTACACATCAGGAACTACGGGAAGACCTAAAGGTGCGATTTGGACTCATGATACAACTTTCTGGTTTTCCACGATACAAGCACTGAAATGGAAATTTACAGGGCGAGAAGTTGCGATGACGACAGGACCACTATACCATGTTGGAGCGATGGAAGATATCGCACTTCCCATTCTACTGATGGGTGGAAGGGTAATAATTACAAAAAGCCAAGAATTCGAGATTGGAAGAATTCTTTCCGTTATTGAAGAGGAAAATGTGACCGATTCTTTTTTATTCCCTTTCATGATTTATGAAATGCTAAATTTGCCTGAAATTGAAAAGTATCAGCTAAAATCTTTAAAAACTATTTATACAGGTGGTGACCCGCTAATGCCATGGGCACTAGAACAATTAAAAAAGAGGTTTCCTCAAATTGGAGTTGTTCAAGTTTACGGGTTAACTGAAGGACAGCCAATTGCGGCTTCGCTTGAACCAAATGATGCTTTTACAAAAGGCCATACCGTAGGAAAGCCGATGCCACTTACAGAAATAAATATTATCGATGAGGAGGGAACGCCTTTGCCAGTTGGTGAAATTGGTGAAATCGCTATTAAAAGTCCAGCGGTTTCTGAGGGTTATTGGAGGAAACCAGATGCCACAATGGAAACATTCGTGAATGGGTGGTGTAAAACAGGAGACATGGGAAAATTCGATCATGATGGGTATCTATCAATAGCAGGCAGAAAAAAAGATATGATTCGGAGCGGTGGTGAAAACATTTACTCAGCGGAAATTGAAGATGTCTTATACCGGCATGAGGAAGTGAAGGAAGTTTCTATAATTGGTATTCCTGATCCGAAATATATTGAGGCTGTATGTGCTGTTATTGTTAAAAAAGAAGGAGCCAAACTTACGGAGGAAGATGTTGTTAATTATTGTAAGGAGCATCTTGCTAGCTACAAAAAACCTAGAAAGGTCACATTTGTTGATGAAATACCACGTACCCCATCCGGGAAGGTTCAAAAGTTTATTCTTCGAAATCAATTTAGTGGAATGGATAAATAAGGGGTTTATGGAAGGGTGAAAAAGGTTTTGTGAATACATTATTTCACTTTGTTTAAAAAATCACATAACCACAAAGGATTCTATCATAGATTTCAGGGTTCACCCACTGATTCACGTTTTTCAATAATGCCAGAGTATTTGGAACCCACAAGTACACTTTGGTTTAGGAGGAAAGCCGATGAAGAATAAGGATCAAGTTGTTTCATGGTCAAAACAGAGTAATATTGCAACGATTATTATTGATAATCCACCTGTTAATGTATTAAGCGCAGATGTTATAGAACAATTGAATCTTGTGGTGGATGAAATTGAAAGCGATTACAATATTAAGGTCATTATACTTACCGGTGAAGGCGAAAGAGCTTTTGTTGCTGGAGGAGATATTAAAGAATTTCCAGCATGGATTGGAAAAGGCGTGGAAGATGGAAAGGGGAAATCACTTTGGCTTCAGGAACCACTTAATAAAATTGAACGGTTATCTCGACCAACTATTGCTGCAATCAACGGATTAGCACTAGGTGGAGGGTGTGAACTTGCTTTAAGTTGTGATATTCGAATTGCGGAGGAACATATTAGGATTGGGCTTCCTGAAATTAAATTGGGATTGTTTCCAGGTGCAGGGGGAACTCAAAGACTTCCTAGACTGATAGGTAAAGCCAAAGCAAAAGAAATGATTTTTACTGGAGAGCCACTGAATGCAGAAGATGCCAAACAAATAGGGCTTGTTAATCATGTTGTGCCAAAGGGCGAATCTTTAGAAAAAGCAAAGGAAATTGCAAAATGTATTTGCAATTATTCTTTACAATCTTTAACTTTTGCAAAGCATTCTATTGATTTTGGTTATGAACAAACACTTGAAGATGGACTCGTGATTGAAGCTGAAAATTTTGGTCATGTTTTTCAGACTAAGGACGTAAAGGAAGGAGTTGAAGCCTTTATTAATAAAAGAGAGCCGAACTTCATTGATCAGTAATCCCTCATGACCAAACCAGAGGCAAGTCCGATTTTTGAAAAAGATCCTGATGCCGGGATTGGAAAAAAGCAGATTCTAAAGTAACTCATCTATGTTAATAAACAAAATCGTTTAAAAGAAACAGTGGATTTACTCGGGAAATTAATTAAAGTTCTTTACTAAATGTGCACTGGAAAACTGTCCTATAATGCCCCAATAAGTCTTGGGGCAAAGCATTCAAACCAGCAACAAATGATAACATATAATATTTTGAGAAAAAGGGGGAAGTCGAATTGGATGTAATGATCATTATTATTTCACTAGGATTACTTATGTTTCTAGCATATCGAGGATTTTCTGTTATACTTTTTGCACCATTGTGCGCTTTGTTTGCTGTATTTTTAACGGATCCTGGACATGTTTTACCTTTTTTCTCTAATATATTTATGGTTAAGTTGGTTGAATTTGTTAAATTATATTTCCCGGTTTTTCTACTAGGTGCTATTTTTGGGAAACTGGTTGAAATAAGCGGTGTTGCAAAGAGCATAGCAAAAATTATTGTCCGTTTTATCGGGGCTAAACAAGCCATTCTAGCCATTGTGATAATGGGCGCAATTCTGACATATAGCGGAGTTAGTTTGTTTGTTGCAGTGTTTGCTATCTATCCATTTGCTGCTCAGCTGTTTCGCGAGGCTA
The DNA window shown above is from Peribacillus sp. FSL P2-0133 and carries:
- a CDS encoding sigma 54-interacting transcriptional regulator; this translates as MMNTGQFSNNKLLDIVFESTYYGIVIVDSNGKIQYISNKYCEFLNVERDTVIGEHVTNIIENTRLHLVVQIGKSEIADIHFLRGDFVIANRIPIIENNEIIGAIGTIMFRDLDDWNKMNSHIKEILTKHNFYRNEIDVTNGVKYSLHNLIGTSQEIQQLKERVKRLARGDISVLIRGESGTGKEIIAHSIHQLSGRSDKPLVKINCSSIPEHLLESELFGYEEGAFTGAKKGGKIGKFQFADGGTVFLDEIGDMPQQMQVKLLRVLQEKEFEPVGSLYPKKLNVRVIAATNRPLEKLVEEKLFREDLFYRINAVQLFVPPLRDRIEDIPLLVDYFFKKITARIGKRVTSIHPEVISLIEQYNWPGNIRELENVIDAGVHLSNEEVMGKDALPDYLKLHNVNMKELSLKDCVEETEKKEIERALRRFKFDKKRVAEALGIGNSTLYDKIRKYQISDQ
- a CDS encoding AMP-binding protein; its protein translation is MDVGFITRKMANDLNNINPRKIAIKEEVGKSMTYMDLHLISNAYANKLYEIGVRKGDRVGILLYNCLEYFSLYFAIAKIGAIAVRLNFRLSSAELEYALNDSQTKILCFHSNLTNQLESVCNNVSVERYFCLPHRNGSTPGWSESWSVLESGSVDEVKVDNIKLNDPVMLMYTSGTTGRPKGAIWTHDTTFWFSTIQALKWKFTGREVAMTTGPLYHVGAMEDIALPILLMGGRVIITKSQEFEIGRILSVIEEENVTDSFLFPFMIYEMLNLPEIEKYQLKSLKTIYTGGDPLMPWALEQLKKRFPQIGVVQVYGLTEGQPIAASLEPNDAFTKGHTVGKPMPLTEINIIDEEGTPLPVGEIGEIAIKSPAVSEGYWRKPDATMETFVNGWCKTGDMGKFDHDGYLSIAGRKKDMIRSGGENIYSAEIEDVLYRHEEVKEVSIIGIPDPKYIEAVCAVIVKKEGAKLTEEDVVNYCKEHLASYKKPRKVTFVDEIPRTPSGKVQKFILRNQFSGMDK
- a CDS encoding enoyl-CoA hydratase, coding for MKNKDQVVSWSKQSNIATIIIDNPPVNVLSADVIEQLNLVVDEIESDYNIKVIILTGEGERAFVAGGDIKEFPAWIGKGVEDGKGKSLWLQEPLNKIERLSRPTIAAINGLALGGGCELALSCDIRIAEEHIRIGLPEIKLGLFPGAGGTQRLPRLIGKAKAKEMIFTGEPLNAEDAKQIGLVNHVVPKGESLEKAKEIAKCICNYSLQSLTFAKHSIDFGYEQTLEDGLVIEAENFGHVFQTKDVKEGVEAFINKREPNFIDQ